From one Odontesthes bonariensis isolate fOdoBon6 chromosome 14, fOdoBon6.hap1, whole genome shotgun sequence genomic stretch:
- the abcb8 gene encoding mitochondrial potassium channel ATP-binding subunit: MFQLLCCRASFAHSSRSLSFPLRCNKTGDKWKLSRWYTSPGPRAYGSSQQSGTAVSRIWSLAQRVVRQSSTRTSKPSALKFILGPAVLTVSARLFCHVAHCEADVNNNTLVEVVSKDPVPEFKWHILWEFIKPQLFELTCAVVLAFGAAILNIQIPLMLGDLVNVVARYLREHTGTYVSEIRGPALKLLGMYGIQGLLTSGYIILLSRVGERVAADMRKTLFASLLRQDVAFFDANKTGQLVNRLTADIQEFKSSFKLVISQGLRSITQTVGCFASLYVISPKLTGLTVLVLPCLVGAGALVGSVLRKLSRLAQEQVAKATAVADEALGNVRTVKAFAMEERELQLYAYEVDKSCEMNENLGSGIAIFQGLSNVALNCIVLGTIFAGGTLISSNEMSPGDLMSFLVASQTVQRSLASISILFGQMVRGISSGARVFEYLSLQPTIPLSGGGRIPYHSLMGRVDFKNISFSYPTRPGQEVLKKFTLTLPPCKTIAIVGESGGGKSTVASLLERFYDPTGGVIMLDGLDIRTLDLSWLRGNVIGFINQEPVLFGSSIMENIRFGKPDATDAQVMDAAKQANADRFITSFPDGYNTTVGERGVTLSGGQKQRIAIARALIKNPNILVLDEATSALDAESERVVQEALDRATRGRTVLIIAHRLSTIQGADLICVMSNGRIVEAGTHLELLSKGGLYSDLIRRQRAEGQK; encoded by the exons ATGTTTCAGTTGCTTTGCTGTAGAGCGAGTTTCGCCCATTCATCGCGGTCACTATCGTTTCCCTTGCGGTGCAACAAAACAGGAGACAAATGGAAGCTCTCACG GTGGTATACATCTCCGGGGCCTCGTGCCTACGGCTCTTCACAGCAGTCTGGCACTGCTGTCAGTCGCATCTGGAGCCTGGCTCAGAGAGTTGTTCGTCAGTCCTCTACCAGGACATCCAAGCCCTCGGCTTTGAAATTCATCCTTGGACCAGCAGTCCTTACTGTCTCAGCACGTCTGTTTTGCCACGTGGCCCACTGTGAGGCAGATGTGAATAACAACACTCTAGTGGAAGTTGTATCCAAAGACCCGGTGCCTGAGTTCAAATGGCATATACTATGGGAGTTTATCAAACCCCAACTATTTGAGCTCACCTGTGCGGTTGTG CTAGCTTTTGGTGCAGCTATCCTGAACATTCAAATCCCACTGATGCTTGGGGATCTTGTGAATGTTGTGGCACGCTACCTCAGAGAACACACAGGGACTTATGTCAGTGAGATCAGAGGACCTGCCCTCAAATTACTGGGAATGTATGGTATCCAA GGCCTGCTAACAAGTGGTTACATCATCCTGCTTTCAAGGGTGGGGGAGAGGGTGGCAGCAGACATGAGGAAGACCCTGTTTGCATCTTTACTGAG GCAAGATGTGGCTTTTTTTGATGCCAATAAAACTGGGCAGCTGGTAAATCGCTTGACTGCTGACATTCAGGAGTTCAAGTCATCCTTTAAATTGGTTATTTCTCAG GGTCTGCGGAGTATCACACAGACAGTGGGGTGTTTTGCGTCCCTCTATGTCATCTCCCCAAAGCTGACAGGCTTGACTGTGCTTGTCCTCCCATGTCTAGTGGGAGCAGGTGCTCTCGTTGGCTCAGTCCTGCGCAAACTATCTCGTTTGGCTCAAGAACAG GTTGCAAAAGCGACAGCAGTGGCAGATGAGGCACTGGGTAATGTACGGACAGTGAAAGCTTTTGCAATGGAGGAACGAGAGCTCCA GTTATATGCATATGAAGTTGACAAATCatgtgaaatgaatgaaaatcttGGTTCTGGGATTGCCATTTTCCAAGGACTGTCAAACGTGGCCCTGAACT GCATTGTCCTTGGAACTATTTTTGCTGGGGGGACTTTAATTTCAAGCAACGAAATGTCTCCTGGAGACCTCATGTCTTTCTTGGTTGCGTCTCAGACTGTTCAAAG GTCTTTGGCTAGTATCTCCATCCTTTTTGGACAG ATGGTAAGAGGAATAAGCTCCGGGGCCCGGGTCTTTGAATACCTTTCTTTGCAGCCCACCATCCCCCTCTCTGGGGGAGGACGCATCCCATACCATTCTCTAATGGGAAGAGTGGACTTCAAGAACATTTCATTCAG TTATCCAACCAGACCTGGGCAGGAGGTTTTGAAGAAGTTCACCTTAACGCTGCCACCTTGTAAAACCATTGCCATTGTTGGAGAATCCGGAGGAG GAAAATCCACAGTGGCGTCGTTGCTGGAGCGCTTCTATGACCCGACCGGCGGGGTAATCATGTTGGATGGGCTCGACATTCGAACGCTCGATCTGTCCTGGCTCAGGGGGAATGTCATTGGTTTCATCAATCAG GAGCCAGTTTTGTTTGGATCATCCATCATGGAGAACATCCGCTTTGGGAAGCCTGACGCTACAGACGCTCAGGTCATGGATGCAGCGAAACAAGCCAATGCCGACCGCTTCATTACAAGTTTCCCAGATGGCTATAACACCACGGTTG GTGAGCGTGGTGTGACATTATCGGGTGGCCAGAAGCAGCGCATTGCTATCGCTCGTGCTTTGATCAAGAATCCCAACATCCTGGTGCTGGATGAAGCTACGAGTGCTCTGGATGCAGAATCAGAGCGAGTGGTCCAGGAGGCTCTGGACAGGGCCACAAGGGGTCGCACTGTGCTCATCATCGCCCATAGACTGAGCACCATACAAGGAGCTGACCTCATCTGTGTCATGAGCAACGGCCGTATTGTGGAG GCCGGGACGCACTTGGAACTGCTGAGTAAAGGAGGGCTTTATTCTGATTTGATCCGCAGGCAAAGAGCAGAGGGGCAGAAATGA
- the atg9b gene encoding autophagy-related protein 9B codes for MANFEAYQEYQRIEDFEEDSPPGEEDLLVHVPESLKDSWHHIKNLDNFFTRIYHFHQKNGFACMMLSEFFELVQFLFVVTFTTFLVNCVEYDVLFANRAVNHTGQGQNPLDRNKVTLPDAILPSQQCTQRIQENSWIIFLLIMAAIFWIYRLVKVFCNVLSYWEIRQFYIKALKIRMDELCNFTWQEVQDRLINLQREQQMCIHKKELTELDIYHRILRFKNYMVAMINKSLLPVQLQLPLLGNVVFLSQVLKYNFELILFWGPGSLFQNKWNLHPKYKRSGNRLELAQQLSRVILLIGLANLLLCPFILVWQVLYAFFSYTEVIRREPGSLGARRWSLHGRLYLRHFNELDHELDGRLARGYKPTSKYMNSFTSPLLSVLAKNVAFFSGSVLAVLIALTVYDEDVLTVQHILTAITVLGVVITISRSFIPDEHMVWCPEQLLQCVLAHIHYMPDHWRGNANKSETRDEVAQLFQYKAVFILEELLSPIVTPFILIFLLRNKSLEIIDFFRNFTVEVVGVGDICSFAQMDIRRHGNPTWLSEGQSEASIYQQAENGKTELSLMHFTIKNPHWQPPQESSVFISHLKEKVQHDAQGGPSTQLLLSEAPLCTSLQSNQSGTGPENLLASVLAHPILTASGLQGRDHRFIPSSTAASAAASVLASLSTSQLAPTSRGRSHGLLPSSVHPETTMYHSDRTVMDSMSNSDSHIRRNALHSEFASAEMSLHAIYMHELHQQSSHPQKTSGHWQNPVPMRELHTNTGFQAQSGHGSSISMPTPVLLGGWKEEDEEEEEDVDDQEVNSGSTPKQGTGDIC; via the exons ATGGCTAACTTTGAAGCGTATCAGGAGTATCAGAGAATTGAAGACTTCGAGGAAGATTCACCACCAGGAGAGGAAGATTTACTGGTGCACGTGCCTGAAAGCCTAAAAG ACTCATGGCACCATATCAAGAACTTGGATAACTTCTTCACAAGGAT CTATCATTTTCATCAGAAGAATGGCTTTGCTTGTATGATGCTGTCAGAGTTCTTCGAACTTGT ccagtttttgtttgttgtcacATTTACTACATTTCTTGTCAACTGCGTGGAGTACGATGTCCTATTTGCCAATCGAGCGGTCAACCACACCGGGCAAGGCCAGAATCCATTGGACAGGAATAAAGTCACACTGCCTGATGCCATCCTACCAAGCCAGCAGTGCACTCAGAG GATACAAGAGAACAGCTGGATAATATTCCTTCTCATCATGGCGGCCATCTTCTGGATCTATCGTCTTGTTAAAGTTTTTTGCAATGTTTTGAGCTACTGGGAAATCAGGCAGTTCTACATCAAAGCACTGAAGATCAGAATG GATGAACTATGCAACTTCACATGGCAGGAAGTCCAGGACCGACTCATCAACCTGCAGAGAGAGCAGCAGATGTGCATTCACAAGAAAGAACTGACGGAACTTGACATCTATCACCGCATCCTGCGTTTTAAGAACTACATGGTGGCCATGATAAATAAGTCCCTGCTGCCAGTGCAGCTgcagctccccctgctgggcaaTGTGGTCTTCTTATCCCAGGTCCTCAAGTACAACTTCGAGCTCATCCTTTTCTGGGGCCCTGGCTCTCTGTTTCAGAATAAATGGAACCTGCACCCAAAGTACAAGCGCAGTGGAAACCGCCTGGAGCTCGCCCAGCAGCTCAGTAGAGTCATCCTGCTGATTGGTTTGGCCAATCTGCTGTTGTGTCCCTTCATTTTGGTGTGGCAGGTACTCTACGCTTTCTTCAGCTACACCGAGGTGATCCGCAGGGAACCCGGAAGTCTGGGCGCACGCCGCTGGTCCCTTCATGGTCGTTTATACCTGCGTCATTTCAATGAGCTGGACCATGAGCTGGACGGACGATTGGCGCGTGGCTACAAGCCCACTTCCAAATACATGAACTCGTTTACATCGCCGCTGCTGTCTGTGCTTGCGAAGAACGTTGCCTTCTTCTCGGGCTCAGTGTTGGCTGTTCTTATTGCACTGACTGTTTATGATGAGGACGTTCTAACAGTGCAGCACATTCTTACCGCTATCACTGTGCTGGGGGTGGTTATTACTATCTCCAG GTCTTTCATCCCAGATGAGCATATGGTGTGGTGTCCAGAGCAGCTGTTGCAGTGCGTGCTGGCACACATTCACTACATGCCAGACCACTGGAGGGGCAACGCTAACAAGAGCGAGACCCGCGACGAGGTGGCACAGCTGTTCCAGTACAAAGCA GTATTCATCCTGGAGGAGTTGCTCAGTCCCATTGTCACACCCTTCATTCTCATCTTCCTCCTGAGAAACAAGTCTCTAGAAATCATTGACTTCTTCAGGAACTTTACTGTGGAAGTGGTAGGAGTTGGAGACATCTGTTCTTTTGCACAGATGGACATCAGACGCCATGGAAACCCAACA TGGCTGTCAGAGGGCCAGTCAGAGGCGTCTATATACCAACAGGCTGAGAATGGCAAGACGGAGCTGTCCCTCATGCATTTCACCATAAAGAACCCCCACTGGCAGCCACCTCAGGAGAGCTCAGTGTTTATCAGCCACTTAAAGGAGAAGGTGCAGCATGATGCACAGGGTGGCCCCTCCACACAGCTGCTGCTCTCAGAGGCTCCTCTCTGCACTTCATTGCAGTCGAACCAGTCTGGCACTGGG CCTGAAAATCTTTTAGCCAGTGTCCTGGCCCACCCCATCCTAACTGCATCTGGACTGCAAGGCCGAGACCATCGCTTCATCCCATCGAGCACCGCTGCTTCTGCCGCAGCCAGCGTCCTGGCCTCTTTATCCACCTCCCAGCTCGCACCTACCAGCCGAGGCCGCTCACACGGCCTcctgccctcctctgtccatCCTGAGACCACCATGTACCACAGCGATCGCACCGTCATGGACAG CATGTCTAACAGCGATTCTCACATAAGGAGAAATGCGCTACACTCGGAGTTTGCCTCAGCAGAGATGAGTCTCCATGCCATCTACATGCACGAG CTCCACCAACAGAGCTCCCACCCACAGAAGACTTCGGGGCATTGGCAGAATCCAGTGCCAATGAGGGAACTGCACACAAACACTG GTTTCCAGGCTCAAAGTGGCCACGGTTCCAGCATTTCCATGCCCACCCCTGTCCTCCTTGGTGGGTGgaaggaggaggatgaagaggaggaggaggatgtggATGATCAGGAGGTTAACAGTGGATCTACTCCAAAACAGGGCACCGGGGATATATGCTGA